A region from the Rhodamnia argentea isolate NSW1041297 chromosome 7, ASM2092103v1, whole genome shotgun sequence genome encodes:
- the LOC115750873 gene encoding nuclear factor 7, brain-like, translating to MWKSLKQRLGFKRMGCCGTATWTPSAPTILTVMAESSPTQMLDDPDQERDRDHAMHASDVPARDGDGDRAPHAPPLSGMNLATALEAERNAAGPPVKTLMRLIEETDGVDLRQGRRRDKGTTRKRSGGGVGCDWVCCVCMDRNKGAAFIPCGHAFCRVCSRELWVHRGCCPICNRPILEILDLF from the coding sequence ATGTGGAAGTCCCTGAAGCAACGGCTGGGATTCAAGCGCATGGGCTGCTGCGGCACTGCCACGTGGACCCCATCGGCCCCCACTATCCTCACCGTCATGGCCGAGTCATCGCCCACCCAAATGCTGGACGACCCAGATCAAGAGCGCGATCGCGATCATGCTATGCACGCGAGTGACGTCCCGGCgcgcgacggcgacggcgaccgcGCACCGCACGCTCCTCCGCTCTCTGGGATGAACCTGGCGACGGCGCTCGAGGCGGAGCGCAACGCGGCGGGCCCGCCCGTGAAGACCTTGATGAGGCTGATCGAGGAGACGGACGGTGTGGATCTGAGGCAGGGGCGGAGGAGGGACAAGGGGACGACGAGGAAGAGGAGCGGAGGTGGCGTGGGGTGCGATTGGGTGTGCTGCGTGTGCATGGATAGGAACAAGGGCGCGGCTTTCATCCCGTGCGGCCACGCCTTCTGTAGGGTGTGCTCGAGGGAGCTGTGGGTCCATCGGGGGTGTTGCCCCATTTGCAACCGCCCGATTCTCGAGATTCTTGACCTATTTTGA
- the LOC115750863 gene encoding uncharacterized protein LOC115750863 isoform X1: MVHKAWRIIPRPLMETVLNNHAQHHRVPQPLILHGPRGVGKTTLIVERLLGEWNKGVHVTGYVDLAQSIKDHHPQHNSSFPWYSWSNCDPPNLSTLQNQLEQCLESMAEKGVKLGTITSQQIFTTMKKWHGLNTALRRILESNHSSKTAVSDKVAGSALWSRALFALSTQCNAKEIDGILGLKEKGRSLSVEEASYLQEAIVALKLAKEVIKLQHGWRSKAIAHLNQTGRFSRSLAHSCTDWPCLLLELLSQAAELDHFQPKLVINNIDVLRHAILTDDSSVGASMYHDSLIWRIIALGANERCLPVILITSDSYYSYRAFMDFGFPDIFISRETFGWTPQEAKMHMVANFFSNSEWLVISEVLGSNPRHLFELYTLKQSNFYNRVISDKNSSFEDIVDAYIAYLQITMVNPAMDKAVKILQKFAADVRCGRIPKDRLRFGAPWRHPPSDDNPTLSLEWAKLQLLDFVQSLINAEFGVNYFADCSLEIFDDPSAVALIEVGLLYTQRDPSFVRPVSRGIQRCLVRWLVQERMQLSFHCSLKYLWQRFFRGRSYRHLMLQEGYK; encoded by the exons atggTGCACAAAGCATGGAGGATAATTCCCAGGCCTTTGATGGAGACCGTCCTCAACAACCATGCCCAGCACCACCGTGTCCCTCAGCCTCTCATCCTCCACGGCCCTAGAGGCGTCGGCAAAACCACCCTCATCGTTGAAA GACTCCTTGGTGAGTGGAATAAAGGTGTTCATGTCACTGGATATGTGGACTTGGCTCAATCGATCAAGGATCACCATCCGCAGCACAATAGCTCATTCCCGTGGTATTCTTGGTCGAATTGTGATCCACCCAATTTATCAACTCTCCAGAATCAGCTCGAACAATGCCTCGAATCCATGGCGGAAAAGGGTGTCAAGCTCGGTACCATAACTTCTCAGCAGATATTCACGACTATGAAAAAATGGCATGGCCTAAACACAGCGCTTCGACGGATTCTTGAGAGCAATCATTCCTCGAAGACTGCGGTTTCAGATAAGGTTGCTGGTTCAGCATTGTGGAGTCGGGCCCTTTTTGCCCTATCTACTCAATGCAATGCCAAAGAGATTGATGGTATTTTGGGATTGAAGGAGAAGGGAAGGAGTTTATCAGTCGAGGAGGCTTCTTATTTGCAAGAGGCCATTGTTGCATTGAAGCTAGCCAAGGAGGTGATTAAGCTTCAGCATGGGTGGAGGAGTAAGGCAATTGCACATCTGAATCAGACTGGACGGTTTTCAAGGTCTCTAGCGCATTCCTGTACTGATTGGCCGTGTTTGCTGTTGGAACTGTTGTCACAAGCTGCTGAACTAGATCATTTTCAG CCCAAGTTGGTGATAAACAACATAGATGTGCTAAGACATGCTATCTTGACTGATGATTCATCAGTTGGTGCATCAATGTACCATGACAGTCTGATATGGAGAATAATTGCTTTGGGTGCAAATGAGAGATGCCTGCCAGTTATACTCATCACTTCTGATAG CTACTACTCCTATAGAGCTTTCATGGATTTTGGGTTTCCAGACATATTCATCTCCCGTGAG ACCTTTGGCTGGACTCCCCAAGAAGCTAAAATGCATATGGTGGCAAATTTCTTCAGCAATTCAGAG TGGTTGGTGATTTCTGAGGTGCTCGGGTCAAATCCTCGCCATCTCTTCGAGCTCTACACACTCAAACAAAGCAATTTCTATAATAG GGTTATAAGTGACAAGAATAGCTCATTTGAAGACATTGTGGATGCATATATAGCTTACTTGCAG ATTACCATGGTGAATCCTGCAATGGATAAGGCTGTAAAGATACTTCAAAAGTTTGCTGCTGATGTGCGATGTGGACGAATTCCAAAAGATAGACTCCGTTTTGGTGCTCCTTGGAGGCATCCTCCATCTGATGACAACCCTACACTGAGCTTGGAATGGGCAAAGCTTCAGCTTTTGGACTTTGTTCAATCCCTCATTAATGCGGAATTTGGG GTCAATTACTTCGCTGATTGTAGCCTCGAGATCTTTGACGATCCATCTGCTGTAGCATTAATCGAG GTTGGCTTGCTCTATACCCAAAGGGATCCTTCTTTCGTTCGCCCTGTGTCACGAGGTATTCAGAGGTGTCTCGTGAGATG GCTTGTGCAGGAGCGAATGCAGTTGAGCTTCCATTGCTCACTCAAGTACCTGTGGCAGCGATTTTTCCGTGGTCGTAGTTATCGCCATTTGATGCTACAAGAAGGCTATAAGTGA
- the LOC115750863 gene encoding uncharacterized protein LOC115750863 isoform X3: protein MGSATLAIGLLGEWNKGVHVTGYVDLAQSIKDHHPQHNSSFPWYSWSNCDPPNLSTLQNQLEQCLESMAEKGVKLGTITSQQIFTTMKKWHGLNTALRRILESNHSSKTAVSDKVAGSALWSRALFALSTQCNAKEIDGILGLKEKGRSLSVEEASYLQEAIVALKLAKEVIKLQHGWRSKAIAHLNQTGRFSRSLAHSCTDWPCLLLELLSQAAELDHFQPKLVINNIDVLRHAILTDDSSVGASMYHDSLIWRIIALGANERCLPVILITSDSYYSYRAFMDFGFPDIFISRETFGWTPQEAKMHMVANFFSNSEWLVISEVLGSNPRHLFELYTLKQSNFYNRVISDKNSSFEDIVDAYIAYLQITMVNPAMDKAVKILQKFAADVRCGRIPKDRLRFGAPWRHPPSDDNPTLSLEWAKLQLLDFVQSLINAEFGVNYFADCSLEIFDDPSAVALIEVGLLYTQRDPSFVRPVSRGIQRCLVRWLVQERMQLSFHCSLKYLWQRFFRGRSYRHLMLQEGYK from the exons ATGGGGAGTGCGACACTTGCAATTG GACTCCTTGGTGAGTGGAATAAAGGTGTTCATGTCACTGGATATGTGGACTTGGCTCAATCGATCAAGGATCACCATCCGCAGCACAATAGCTCATTCCCGTGGTATTCTTGGTCGAATTGTGATCCACCCAATTTATCAACTCTCCAGAATCAGCTCGAACAATGCCTCGAATCCATGGCGGAAAAGGGTGTCAAGCTCGGTACCATAACTTCTCAGCAGATATTCACGACTATGAAAAAATGGCATGGCCTAAACACAGCGCTTCGACGGATTCTTGAGAGCAATCATTCCTCGAAGACTGCGGTTTCAGATAAGGTTGCTGGTTCAGCATTGTGGAGTCGGGCCCTTTTTGCCCTATCTACTCAATGCAATGCCAAAGAGATTGATGGTATTTTGGGATTGAAGGAGAAGGGAAGGAGTTTATCAGTCGAGGAGGCTTCTTATTTGCAAGAGGCCATTGTTGCATTGAAGCTAGCCAAGGAGGTGATTAAGCTTCAGCATGGGTGGAGGAGTAAGGCAATTGCACATCTGAATCAGACTGGACGGTTTTCAAGGTCTCTAGCGCATTCCTGTACTGATTGGCCGTGTTTGCTGTTGGAACTGTTGTCACAAGCTGCTGAACTAGATCATTTTCAG CCCAAGTTGGTGATAAACAACATAGATGTGCTAAGACATGCTATCTTGACTGATGATTCATCAGTTGGTGCATCAATGTACCATGACAGTCTGATATGGAGAATAATTGCTTTGGGTGCAAATGAGAGATGCCTGCCAGTTATACTCATCACTTCTGATAG CTACTACTCCTATAGAGCTTTCATGGATTTTGGGTTTCCAGACATATTCATCTCCCGTGAG ACCTTTGGCTGGACTCCCCAAGAAGCTAAAATGCATATGGTGGCAAATTTCTTCAGCAATTCAGAG TGGTTGGTGATTTCTGAGGTGCTCGGGTCAAATCCTCGCCATCTCTTCGAGCTCTACACACTCAAACAAAGCAATTTCTATAATAG GGTTATAAGTGACAAGAATAGCTCATTTGAAGACATTGTGGATGCATATATAGCTTACTTGCAG ATTACCATGGTGAATCCTGCAATGGATAAGGCTGTAAAGATACTTCAAAAGTTTGCTGCTGATGTGCGATGTGGACGAATTCCAAAAGATAGACTCCGTTTTGGTGCTCCTTGGAGGCATCCTCCATCTGATGACAACCCTACACTGAGCTTGGAATGGGCAAAGCTTCAGCTTTTGGACTTTGTTCAATCCCTCATTAATGCGGAATTTGGG GTCAATTACTTCGCTGATTGTAGCCTCGAGATCTTTGACGATCCATCTGCTGTAGCATTAATCGAG GTTGGCTTGCTCTATACCCAAAGGGATCCTTCTTTCGTTCGCCCTGTGTCACGAGGTATTCAGAGGTGTCTCGTGAGATG GCTTGTGCAGGAGCGAATGCAGTTGAGCTTCCATTGCTCACTCAAGTACCTGTGGCAGCGATTTTTCCGTGGTCGTAGTTATCGCCATTTGATGCTACAAGAAGGCTATAAGTGA
- the LOC115750863 gene encoding uncharacterized protein LOC115750863 isoform X2: MVHKAWRIIPRPLMETVLNNHAQHHRVPQPLILHGPRGVGKTTLIVERLLGEWNKGVHVTGYVDLAQSIKDHHPQHNSSFPWYSWSNCDPPNLSTLQNQLEQCLESMAEKGVKLGTITSQQIFTTMKKWHGLNTALRRILESNHSSKTAVSDKVAGSALWSRALFALSTQCNAKEIDGILGLKEKGRSLSVEEASYLQEAIVALKLAKEVIKLQHGWRSKAIAHLNQTGRFSRSLAHSCTDWPCLLLELLSQAAELDHFQPKLVINNIDVLRHAILTDDSSVGASMYHDSLIWRIIALGANERCLPVILITSDSYYSYRAFMDFGFPDIFISRETFGWTPQEAKMHMVANFFSNSEWLVISEVLGSNPRHLFELYTLKQSNFYNRVISDKNSSFEDIVDAYIAYLQITMVNPAMDKAVKILQKFAADVRCGRIPKDRLRFGAPWRHPPSDDNPTLSLEWAKLQLLDFVQSLINAEFGVNYFADCSLEIFDDPSAVALIEVGLLYTQRDPSFVRPVSRGIQRCLVRWSECS, encoded by the exons atggTGCACAAAGCATGGAGGATAATTCCCAGGCCTTTGATGGAGACCGTCCTCAACAACCATGCCCAGCACCACCGTGTCCCTCAGCCTCTCATCCTCCACGGCCCTAGAGGCGTCGGCAAAACCACCCTCATCGTTGAAA GACTCCTTGGTGAGTGGAATAAAGGTGTTCATGTCACTGGATATGTGGACTTGGCTCAATCGATCAAGGATCACCATCCGCAGCACAATAGCTCATTCCCGTGGTATTCTTGGTCGAATTGTGATCCACCCAATTTATCAACTCTCCAGAATCAGCTCGAACAATGCCTCGAATCCATGGCGGAAAAGGGTGTCAAGCTCGGTACCATAACTTCTCAGCAGATATTCACGACTATGAAAAAATGGCATGGCCTAAACACAGCGCTTCGACGGATTCTTGAGAGCAATCATTCCTCGAAGACTGCGGTTTCAGATAAGGTTGCTGGTTCAGCATTGTGGAGTCGGGCCCTTTTTGCCCTATCTACTCAATGCAATGCCAAAGAGATTGATGGTATTTTGGGATTGAAGGAGAAGGGAAGGAGTTTATCAGTCGAGGAGGCTTCTTATTTGCAAGAGGCCATTGTTGCATTGAAGCTAGCCAAGGAGGTGATTAAGCTTCAGCATGGGTGGAGGAGTAAGGCAATTGCACATCTGAATCAGACTGGACGGTTTTCAAGGTCTCTAGCGCATTCCTGTACTGATTGGCCGTGTTTGCTGTTGGAACTGTTGTCACAAGCTGCTGAACTAGATCATTTTCAG CCCAAGTTGGTGATAAACAACATAGATGTGCTAAGACATGCTATCTTGACTGATGATTCATCAGTTGGTGCATCAATGTACCATGACAGTCTGATATGGAGAATAATTGCTTTGGGTGCAAATGAGAGATGCCTGCCAGTTATACTCATCACTTCTGATAG CTACTACTCCTATAGAGCTTTCATGGATTTTGGGTTTCCAGACATATTCATCTCCCGTGAG ACCTTTGGCTGGACTCCCCAAGAAGCTAAAATGCATATGGTGGCAAATTTCTTCAGCAATTCAGAG TGGTTGGTGATTTCTGAGGTGCTCGGGTCAAATCCTCGCCATCTCTTCGAGCTCTACACACTCAAACAAAGCAATTTCTATAATAG GGTTATAAGTGACAAGAATAGCTCATTTGAAGACATTGTGGATGCATATATAGCTTACTTGCAG ATTACCATGGTGAATCCTGCAATGGATAAGGCTGTAAAGATACTTCAAAAGTTTGCTGCTGATGTGCGATGTGGACGAATTCCAAAAGATAGACTCCGTTTTGGTGCTCCTTGGAGGCATCCTCCATCTGATGACAACCCTACACTGAGCTTGGAATGGGCAAAGCTTCAGCTTTTGGACTTTGTTCAATCCCTCATTAATGCGGAATTTGGG GTCAATTACTTCGCTGATTGTAGCCTCGAGATCTTTGACGATCCATCTGCTGTAGCATTAATCGAG GTTGGCTTGCTCTATACCCAAAGGGATCCTTCTTTCGTTCGCCCTGTGTCACGAGGTATTCAGAGGTGTCTCGTGAGATG GAGCGAATGCAGTTGA
- the LOC115750862 gene encoding vacuolar protein 8 has protein sequence MEMHPSAAAPPPPSPQQPPSSAAASPQSLLDLINPLLSLLLLSSLTVRSFAGRWQSLRSKLTSLHSSLSSLSSSPHWSDNPLLQTLLPNLLSTLHRLKSLHDHCSDPSFNGGKLHMQSDLDMASTSLSNHLHDLDLLLRSGVLHQSNAIVLSQPGPGSGKDDVQLFVKDLFTRLQIGGIEFKKKALESLLQLLADDEKSASLVAKEGNVAYLIHLLDLNMSSSVREKALAAVSILASANDESRKSVFEGGGLGPLLRIIETGSSAFKEKAAIAVEAITADLENAWAISAYSGVSVLVEACRSSSPAAQSHAVGAIRNVACVEDIKVALAEEGAVPVLVQLLSSSSTSAIEKSAGSIAILAESGEYFRTLILQERGLQKLMRLIQDLSSPDALESVLRAISSLLASDAVARILSSSTAFIVQIGELIKHGNIRLQQISASLLSNLSLSDGNKRAISSCMSSLLKLMESPKPVGLQDSAAQALVALLTVRSNRKELVRDEKCVTRLVQMLDPENELVPKRLPVAVAAAIVGTASQGCRKRLVAAGAHQHMQRLAEMEVAGARKASHRLAGNKLKTIFSRTWRE, from the coding sequence ATGGAAATGCATCCCTCCGCCgcggcgccgccgccgccgtcgccgcagCAGCCGccgtcctccgccgccgcctcccccCAATCTCTCCTCGACCTGATAAACCCccttctctccctcctcctcctgtcGTCCCTCACCGTCCGGTCCTTCGCCGGGCGGTGGCAATCCCTCCGCTCCAAGCTTACCTCCCTCCACTCCTCCCTCTCCTCGCTCTCCTCCTCCCCGCACTGGTCCGACAACCCCCTCCTCCAGACCCTCCTCCCCAACCTCCTCTCCACCCTCCATCGCCTCAAGTCCCTCCACGACCACTGCTCCGACCCTTCCTTCAATGGCGGCAAGCTCCACATGCAGAGCGATCTCGACATGGCCTCCACCTCCCTCTCCAACCACCTCCACGACCTCGACTTGCTCCTCAGATCCGGAGTCCTCCACCAGTCCAACGCCATCGTCCTATCCCAGCCCGGCCCGGGCTCCGGCAAGGACGATGTCCAGCTCTTCGTCAAGGATCTCTTCACGCGCCTGCAAATCGGAGGGATCGAGTTCAAGAAGAAGGCTCTCGAGTCGCTGCTTCAGCTCCTCGCCGACGACGAGAAGTCCGCAAGCCTCGTCGCCAAGGAAGGTAACGTCGCTTATTTGATCCATCTGCTCGATCTGAACATGAGCAGCTCCGTCCGCGAAAAAGCGCTCGCGGCTGTCTCGATTTTGGCCTCCGCCAACGACGAATCGAGGAAGAGCGTGTTCGAAGGAGGTGGATTGGGGCCGTTGTTGAGGATCATCGAGACAGGCTCTTCGGCGTTCAAAGAGAAGGCCGCCATTGCCGTGGAGGCCATAACCGCCGATTTGGAGAACGCGTGGGCCATTTCTGCGTACAGCGGCGTCTCTGTGCTCGTCGAGGCCTGCAGATCAAGTTCTCCGGCTGCTCAGTCGCACGCAGTGGGGGCGATTCGGAACGTCGCTTGCGTGGAGGACATAAAAGTGGCTTTGGCCGAGGAAGGCGCCGTTCCGGTGCTTGTGCAGTTACTGAGCTCGAGTTCGACGTCCGCAATAGAAAAATCAGCCGGCTCGATTGCGATTTTGGCGGAATCCGGCGAGTACTTTCGCACTCTGATATTACAGGAAAGAGGACTGCAGAAATTAATGCGTCTGATACAGGATTTATCGAGTCCGGATGCATTGGAAAGCGTTTTGCGTGCGATTAGCTCGCTGTTAGCTTCAGATGCCGTGGCACGCATCTTGTCGTCCTCGACTGCATTCATTGTTCAAATCGGCGAGCTAATCAAGCACGGAAACATCAGATTACAGCAGATTTCGGCGTCGCTGTTGTCTAATTTGTCCTTAAGCGATGGCAACAAGCGGGCGATCTCGAGCTGCATGAGCTCTCTTTTGAAGTTGATGGAGTCGCCTAAGCCGGTCGGGTTGCAGGACTCGGCGGCGCAGGCGCTGGTGGCGCTGCTGACCGTCCGGTCGAACCGGAAGGAGCTAGTGAGGGACGAGAAGTGCGTGACGAGGCTGGTCCAGATGCTGGATCCGGAGAACGAGCTGGTGCCGAAGAGGCTCCCGGTGGCCGTGGCGGCGGCGATCGTCGGGACAGCCAGCCAGGGATGCCGGAAGAGGCTCGTGGCCGCCGGGGCTCACCAGCACATGCAGCGGCTGGCGGAGATGGAGGTCGCCGGAGCGAGGAAGGCGTCGCATAGGCTCGCCGGAAACAAACTGAAGACGATCTTCAGCCGGACGTGGAGGGAATAA